The genome window AAATTTCAAAAAAATCTCCACAAAAACCAATCAATTACCCTGTGGGAAGATTATCAACGTAGCTGACACGCATCTTAAGCTTACTACCACCTTCAGAAGCAAGTCCAGCGTGCATCTCAGCCGTCATAGCATCAGCAATCTGCCTCAGTTTCGATGTAGGAGTCGCGCATTTTTCCTCCAATTCCTTGAGAATATCAGCGGATTTCACACATTGTTTTGATATCTGTAAGATCGTTGTATGACCCGactgagtcgttcagaagagcttta of Helianthus annuus cultivar XRQ/B chromosome 1, HanXRQr2.0-SUNRISE, whole genome shotgun sequence contains these proteins:
- the LOC118479894 gene encoding hexokinase-1-like, with product MGKVTVAVAVIGGAATCATAALVVRHRMQISKQCVKSADILKELEEKCATPTSKLRQIADAMTAEMHAGLASEGGSKLKMRVSYVDNLPTG